The following coding sequences are from one Eleginops maclovinus isolate JMC-PN-2008 ecotype Puerto Natales chromosome 11, JC_Emac_rtc_rv5, whole genome shotgun sequence window:
- the ompb gene encoding olfactory marker protein b — protein sequence MSSELELPFRPDTELTEVMRLRVQSLQQRGQKRQDGERLLLPHEAVYRLDFTEQSLRFSHWSVQLVDTGRLTITATSQLWTPDLTHLMTRQLLEPAGVFWRGTKDDSVQCYEADAYEFGERIAEMAKVRKVMYFLFAFAEGCTPETVNCSINFTTDR from the coding sequence ATGTCTTCAGAGTTGGAGCTGCCTTTCCGGCCGGACACGGAGCTGACGGAGGTGATGCGTCTGCGGgttcagtctctgcagcagcgAGGCCAGAAGAGGCAGGACGGCGAGCGCCTGCTGCTGCCTCACGAGGCGGTGTACCGACTGGACTTCACCGAACAATCCCTCCGGTTCTCTCATTGGTCGGTGCAACTGGTCGATACCGGACGCCTCACCATCACCGCCACCTCGCAGCTCTGGACCCCGGATCTCACCCACCTGATGACGCGGCAGCTGCTGGAGCCCGCCGGGGTTTTCTGGAGGGGAACCAAGGACGACAGCGTCCAGTGCTACGAGGCCGACGCGTACGAGTTTGGTGAGAGAATCGCAGAGATGGCGAAGGTAAGGAAGGTGATGTACTTCCTGTTTGCCTTCGCAGAGGGATGCACCCCTGAGACTGTCAACTGCTCCATCAACTTCACAACGGACCGCTGA
- the capn5b gene encoding calpain-5 produces the protein MFTSVKAFEGQQYSTLKRQCLQSGLLFEDPRFPAYDDSLFSQGNRIGRVVWKRPRELCEDPHLFVDGISAHDLHQGQLGNCWFVAACSSLASRESLWQKVIPDWKEQEWDTEKPESYAGIFHFRFWRFGEWVDVVIDDRLPTVDNQLVYCHSNDSNEFWSALVEKAYAKVYGCYEALDGGNTADALVDFTGGVSEPADLLEGQMATDEVARNQLFERVLKVHNRDGLISCSIRATTIEDMEARLDCGLVKGHAYAVTDVKKVRLGHGLLAFFKSEKLHMIRMRNPWGEKEWSGPWSDSSEEWNKVSKSEREKLGVTVQDDGEFWMTFDDFCQYFTDLIMCRLINTSYLSIHKTWEEEVMRGSWVHRQDPLRNRSGGCINHKATFLQNPQYVFDVKKLEDEVLICLQQKEKRATPKEGKGENLAIGFDIHRVDTLSKHQYKLFPLQVELNRKYRMHSAQQKVAGSIYINSRCVFLRKELQEGRYVIIPTTFDPGQQGDFLLRVFTDVPSDCKELTLDEPPQTCWTGMCGYPQLVTQVHVMNAEGLQGQENNGAVDPYVIITCEGERVRSPVYKDTRCPNFDIKGLFYRKKPKEGIHIEIYNKNMIVDTFLGQVILFSDPNERQELHTLHLRDKGSRQDNDLPGTLTVRLITSTALTNI, from the exons gagCTGTGTGAAGACCCCCACCTGTTTGTGGACGGCATCAGCGCCCACGACTTACATCAGGGACAGCTGGGGAACTGCTGGTTTGTAGCAGCCTGCTCCAGCCTGGCCTCCAGAGAGTCTCTGTGGCAAAAA GTCATCCCCGATTGGAAGGAGCAGGAGTGGGACACGGAGAAGCCGGAATCGTACGCCGGCATTTTCCACTTCCGCTTCTGGCGCTTCGGGGAGTGGGTGGACGTGGTGATCGACGACCGGCTGCCGACGGTGGACAACCAGCTGGTTTACTGCCACTCCAACGACAGCAATGAGTTCTGGAGCGCGCTGGTGGAGAAGGCCTATGCTAA GGTGTACGGCTGCTACGAGGCGTTGGACGGGGGAAACACGGCAGACGCTCTGGTGGATTTCACCGGCGGGGTTTCAGAGCCCGCCGACCTGCTGGAGGGTCAGATGGCGACGGACGAGGTCGCCCGAAACCAGCTGTTCGAACGAGTCCTCAAAGTGCACAACAGAGACGGCCTGAtcagctgctccatcagg GCGACCACGATAGAGGACATGGAGGCTCGGCTGGACTGCGGTCTGGTGAAAGGCCACGCCTACGCCGTGACGGACGTGAAGAAGGTGCGGCTCGGTCACGGGCTGCTGGCCTTCTTCAAGTCGGAGAAGCTGCACATGATCCGCATGAGGAACCCCTGGGGAGAGAAGGAGTGGAGCGGACCCTGGAGCGACAG ctcgGAGGAGTGGAACAAGGTGAgcaagagtgagagagagaagctgGGAGTCACGGTTCAGGACGACGGAGAGTTCTG GATGACGTTCGACGACTTCTGCCAATACTTCACGGACCTGATCATGTGCCGCCTCATCAACACCTCCTACCTGAGCATCCACAAAAcctgggaggaggaggtgatgcGGGGCTCCTGGGTTCACCGTCAGGATCCGCTGCGTAACCGCTCCGGAGGCTGCATCAACCACAAGGCCACCTTCCTGCAGAACCCCCAG TACGTGTTCGATGTGAAGAAGCTGGAGGATGAGGTTCTGATCTGCTTACAGCAAAAGGAGAAGAGAGCCACCCCCAAAGAGGGCAAAGGGGAAAACCTGGCCATAGGATTCGATATTCACCGGGTAGACACACTTAGTAAACACCAATACAAACTGTTTCC gctgcaggtggagctgAACAGGAAGTACCGGATGCACTCTGCGCAGCAGAAAGTGGCCGGGTCCATCTACATCAACTCTCGCTGCGTGTTCCTCAGGAAGGAGCTGCAAGAGGGTCGATACGTCATCATCCCCACCACCTTCGACCCCGGGCAGCAGGGAGACTTCCTGCTGCGGGTCTTCACTGACGTGCCTTCAGACTGCAA AGAGCTGACTCTGGACGAGCCTCCTCAGACCTGCTGGACGGGGATGTGTGGATATCCTCAGCTGGTCACTCAGGTCCACGTGATGAACGCCGAGGGTCTGCAGGGGCAGGAGAACAACGGAG cggTGGATCCGTACGTGATCATCACCTGTGAAGGAGAGAGGGTTCGCTCCCCGGTTTATAAGGACACTCGCTGCCCGAACTTCGACATCAAAGGCCTGTTCTACCGCAAGAAACCCAAGGAGGGGATCCACATCGAG ATCTACAACAAGAACATGATCGTGGACACCTTCCTGGGTCAGGTGATCCTGTTCAGCGACCCCAACGAGCGGCAGGAGCTGCACACCCTCCACCTCCGGGACAAGGGCAGCCGCCAGGACAACGACCTGCCGGGAACGCTCACTGTGCGCCTCATCACCTCCACCGCGCTCACCAACATCTGA